In a genomic window of Enterobacter asburiae:
- the fabG gene encoding 3-oxoacyl-ACP reductase FabG, producing MSFEGKIALVTGASRGIGRAIAETLVARGAKVIGTATSEKGAQAISEYLGANGKGLVLNVTEPASIESVLENIRAEFGEVDILVNNAGITRDNLLMRMKDDEWNDIIETNLSSVFRLSKAVMRAMMKKRHGRIITVGSVVGTMGNAGQANYAAAKAGLIGFSKSLAREVASRGITVNVVAPGFIETDMTRALTDDQRAGTLAAVPAGRLGDPKEIASAVAFLASDEAGYITGETLHVNGGMYMV from the coding sequence ATGAGTTTTGAAGGAAAAATCGCCCTGGTGACTGGCGCAAGCCGCGGTATCGGGCGCGCAATTGCTGAAACACTGGTTGCGCGCGGCGCGAAGGTGATTGGTACAGCAACCAGCGAGAAGGGCGCTCAGGCCATAAGCGAGTATCTGGGTGCGAACGGTAAAGGTCTGGTACTGAATGTGACCGAACCTGCATCTATCGAATCTGTTCTGGAAAATATTCGTGCAGAGTTTGGCGAAGTGGATATTCTGGTCAATAATGCCGGGATCACACGCGACAACCTTCTGATGCGAATGAAAGATGATGAGTGGAACGATATTATCGAAACCAACCTGTCATCTGTATTCCGTCTGTCAAAAGCGGTAATGCGCGCTATGATGAAAAAGCGTCATGGTCGTATTATCACTGTTGGTTCTGTGGTTGGTACCATGGGAAATGCTGGTCAGGCTAACTACGCTGCGGCGAAAGCGGGTCTGATTGGTTTCAGTAAGTCGCTGGCGCGTGAAGTCGCGTCCCGCGGTATTACTGTAAACGTTGTTGCTCCGGGCTTTATTGAAACGGACATGACGCGTGCGCTGACTGATGATCAGCGTGCGGGTACGCTGGCGGCAGTTCCGGCGGGTCGTCTTGGCGACCCTAAAGAAATCGCCAGTGCGGTTGCATTTTTAGCCTCTGACGAAGCGGGTTACATCACTGGTGAGACCCTCCACGTCAACGGCGGGATGTACATGGTTTAA
- the acpP gene encoding acyl carrier protein, with translation MSTIEERVKKIIGEQLGVKQEEVVNSASFVEDLGADSLDTVELVMALEEEFDTEIPDEEAEKITTVQAAIDYINGHQA, from the coding sequence ATGAGCACTATCGAAGAACGCGTTAAGAAAATTATCGGCGAACAGCTGGGCGTTAAGCAGGAAGAAGTTGTGAACTCCGCTTCCTTCGTTGAAGACCTGGGCGCAGATTCTCTTGACACCGTTGAGCTGGTAATGGCTCTGGAAGAAGAGTTTGATACTGAGATTCCGGACGAAGAAGCTGAGAAAATCACCACCGTTCAGGCTGCCATTGATTACATCAACGGCCACCAGGCGTAA
- the fabF gene encoding beta-ketoacyl-ACP synthase II, with amino-acid sequence MSKRRVVVTGLGMLSPVGNTVESTWKALLAGQSGISLIDHFDTSAYATKFAGLVKDFNCEEIISRKEQRKMDAFIQYGIVAGVQAMQDSGLEITEENATRIGAAIGSGIGGLGLIEENHTSLMNGGPRKISPFFVPSTIVNMVAGHLTIMFGLRGPSISIATACTSGVHNIGQAARIIAYGDADAMVAGGAEKASTPLGVGGFGAARALSTRNDNPQAASRPWDKDRDGFVLGDGAGMLVLEEYEHAKKRGAKIYAEVVGFGMSSDAYHMTSPPENGAGAALAMENAIRDAGITPAQIGYVNAHGTSTPAGDKAEAQAVKSIFGEAASRVMVSSTKSMTGHLLGAAGAVESIYSILALRDQAVPPTINLDNPDEGCDLDFVPHEARQVSGMEYTLCNSFGFGGTNGSLIFKKV; translated from the coding sequence GTGTCTAAGCGTCGTGTAGTTGTGACCGGACTTGGCATGTTGTCTCCTGTCGGCAATACCGTAGAGTCCACCTGGAAAGCTCTCCTTGCCGGTCAGAGCGGCATCAGCCTAATCGACCATTTCGATACTAGCGCCTATGCAACGAAATTTGCTGGCTTAGTAAAGGATTTTAACTGTGAAGAGATCATCTCGCGCAAAGAACAGCGCAAGATGGATGCCTTCATTCAATATGGAATTGTCGCTGGCGTTCAGGCCATGCAGGATTCTGGCCTTGAGATTACGGAAGAGAACGCAACCCGTATCGGCGCTGCTATCGGCTCCGGGATTGGCGGTCTTGGCCTGATTGAGGAAAACCATACATCACTGATGAATGGCGGACCGCGTAAGATCAGCCCGTTCTTCGTTCCGTCCACGATTGTTAACATGGTGGCAGGTCACCTGACCATTATGTTCGGCCTGCGTGGGCCAAGCATTTCTATCGCTACCGCGTGTACGTCTGGCGTGCATAACATCGGCCAGGCCGCGCGTATTATTGCGTACGGCGATGCAGATGCTATGGTTGCGGGCGGTGCTGAAAAAGCCAGTACCCCATTGGGTGTCGGTGGTTTCGGCGCGGCGCGTGCGCTCTCTACCCGTAACGATAACCCTCAGGCGGCGAGCCGTCCGTGGGATAAAGACCGCGATGGTTTCGTGCTGGGTGACGGCGCAGGTATGCTCGTGCTGGAAGAGTACGAACATGCGAAAAAACGTGGCGCAAAAATTTATGCTGAAGTCGTTGGCTTCGGTATGAGCAGCGATGCTTACCACATGACGTCTCCTCCGGAGAACGGCGCGGGCGCTGCGCTGGCGATGGAAAACGCGATCCGTGATGCGGGTATTACCCCGGCGCAGATTGGCTACGTTAACGCGCACGGCACTTCTACGCCGGCAGGCGACAAAGCAGAAGCTCAGGCGGTTAAGTCTATCTTCGGCGAGGCTGCCAGCCGCGTAATGGTCAGCTCCACGAAATCCATGACCGGTCACCTGTTGGGTGCGGCGGGTGCAGTAGAGTCTATTTACTCTATCCTTGCGCTGCGCGATCAGGCTGTTCCGCCAACCATCAACCTGGATAACCCGGATGAAGGTTGCGATCTGGACTTCGTTCCGCACGAAGCGCGCCAGGTTAGCGGTATGGAGTATACCCTGTGTAACTCCTTCGGCTTTGGCG
- the fabD gene encoding ACP S-malonyltransferase yields MTQFAFVFPGQGSQTVGMLSEMAANYPVIEETFREASDALGYDLWALTQQGPAEELNKTWQTQPALLTASVALWRVWQQQGGKAPALLAGHSLGEYSALVCAGVIAFADAVRLVELRGKFMQEAVPEGTGGMSAIIGLDDAAIAKACEESAEGQVVSPVNFNSPGQVVIAGHKEAVERAGAACKAAGAKRALPLPVSVPSHCALMKPAAEKLAAELEKITFNAPTISVVNNVDVKCETAPEAIRDALVRQLYSPVQWTKTVEFMASQGVEHLYEVGPGKVLTGLTKRIVDTLTASAINEPEAMSAALSQ; encoded by the coding sequence ATGACGCAATTTGCTTTTGTGTTCCCGGGCCAGGGTTCTCAAACCGTTGGGATGTTGTCTGAAATGGCAGCAAACTACCCGGTCATTGAAGAGACTTTTCGTGAAGCTTCTGATGCGCTGGGTTATGATCTGTGGGCACTGACCCAACAGGGGCCGGCCGAAGAGCTGAACAAAACCTGGCAGACTCAGCCAGCGCTGCTGACCGCGTCCGTTGCGCTGTGGCGAGTATGGCAGCAGCAGGGTGGTAAAGCGCCAGCGCTGCTTGCGGGTCACAGCCTGGGTGAATACTCTGCGCTGGTGTGCGCCGGTGTGATCGCGTTTGCTGACGCGGTGCGCCTGGTAGAACTGCGTGGTAAGTTCATGCAGGAAGCGGTGCCAGAGGGTACCGGCGGAATGTCTGCCATTATTGGTCTGGATGATGCCGCGATTGCAAAAGCGTGTGAAGAATCCGCTGAAGGTCAGGTGGTTTCTCCGGTTAACTTCAACTCGCCGGGCCAGGTCGTTATCGCTGGTCATAAAGAAGCGGTTGAACGTGCCGGCGCTGCCTGTAAAGCCGCTGGCGCGAAACGCGCGCTACCTCTGCCGGTCAGCGTACCGTCTCACTGTGCGCTGATGAAGCCCGCCGCTGAGAAACTGGCGGCTGAGCTGGAAAAAATTACCTTTAACGCACCGACGATTTCCGTTGTGAACAACGTCGATGTGAAATGCGAAACCGCGCCGGAGGCTATCCGTGACGCACTGGTTCGCCAGCTCTACAGCCCTGTACAGTGGACCAAAACCGTTGAGTTTATGGCCTCTCAGGGCGTTGAGCACCTGTATGAAGTCGGCCCTGGTAAAGTCCTCACCGGTCTGACAAAACGTATTGTTGACACCCTGACTGCCTCGGCGATTAACGAGCCGGAAGCGATGTCAGCGGCACTCTCGCAATAA